The nucleotide sequence aatgtaactttttgggttaccTATCCAAATTCACAAATTAGTTAATCTTTCATTCTGTTtggtttgcccccccccccccccccccccccctcttgggttgtgctgtggcggagatctttgtgggctatactcggccttgtctcaggatggtaagttggtggttgaagatatccctctagtggtgtgggggctgtgctttggcaaagtgggtggggttatatcctgcctgtttggccctgtccgggggtatcatcggatggggccagtgtctcctgacccctccggtctcagcctccagtatttatgctgcagtagtttacgTGTCGGGGGggttagggtcagtctgttatatctggagtactcctgtcttatccggtgtcctgtgtgaatttaagtatgctctctctaattctctttctctcggagaacctgagccctaggaccatgcctcaggactacctggcatgatgactccttgctgtccccagtccacctggccgtgctgctgccccagtttcaactgttctgcctgcggctatggaaccctgacctgttcaccggacgtgctacctgtcccagacctgctgttttcaactctctagagacagcaggagcggtagagatactctcagtgattggctatgaaaagccaactgacatttactcctgaggttctgacttgttgcaccctcgacaactactgtgatgattattatttgaccatgctggtcatttatgaacatttgaacatcttggccatgttctgttatctccacccggcacagctagaagaggactgaggacccctcatagcctggttcctctctaggttttggcctttctagggagtttttcctagccgccgtgcttctacacctgcattgcttgctgtttggggttttaggctgggtttctgtacagcactttgagatatcggctgatgtaagaagggctatataaataaattcgATTCTCATCAAGCAATTCTAAGAAGTATTAGATCTATTCTatgtgtgtgctatttctatgcttcccattcttaagttgcatctttcagttttgtacacctgcttcaaacagctgaaaatacaatatggaaaatatatttcagaacGTTTTAGATGGTTCAATAATTCTCTATACAATAATTCTCTgctttgtcacaaactgaaattaggcgaactattataattttagcaaccaggtaAACGCTGAGTCATTTCTTCATAGTGCATTAAGAGTTTAGCATAACTACATGGATTATTCCACAAATCAGTtgactgactgcatgtgtggATATGGATGCAACTGCTGCCCCTCATAAGTTCAGAATtttatatacacactgaacaaaaatataacgtaaagtattggtcccatgtttaatgagctaaaataaaagatcccagaaatgttccatacgcacaaaaagcttgtcTCAAATTAGGTGCATccccgttagtgagcatttctcctttgctgagataatccatccacctgacaggtgtggcatatcaagaagctgattaaagagcatgatcattgcaccttgtgctggggacaaatgGTCACTAAAacatctcaagttgagggagtgtaataggaatgtcaaccagagctgttgccagagaactgaatgtaAATTTCTCTACAAGCtgctccaacgtcattttagagaatttggcagtacgtccaaccggcctcacaaccgcagaccccaTGTATGGCGTGTGGGGGAGCGTTTTGCTGaagtcaacattgtgaacagagtgccaacggtgttatggtatgggcaggcataagctacaaacacaattgcattttatttatGGTAATTTGATTGCACACATACCGTAACCGAGGCCCATTGTGCAATTCATCCACCGCCATAATGCACGGGCCCATggcgcaaggatctgtacacaattcttggaagctgaacatgtcccagttcttcccccatggcctgcatactcagacgtCACCCGTTGAGCATGCTCTGAATCGACAGCGTGTTGCAGTTCCGGCCAATATCCAACAactgcacagccattgaagagtgggacaacattccacaatcaacagcctgagtaactccatgagaaggagatgtgCTGCATGAGGTTaatgatcacaccagatactgactggttttctaatccacaTACATCCCTTTTTTAAAGTtgtgtgaccaacagatgcatatttgtattcccagtcatgtgaaatccatagattagggcctaatttaaagtatttcaattgactgatttccttataggaactgtaactgaaattgttacatttatatttttgttcagtatagttagcgAGTCACTACTGTAGTAATATCCTCAAGGTGTGTTATCCAGTATCCTATCCTTTCTACCCAACAGACACTGCCTTTTCCCCCAGAAAGGACCAACATTATTCAGCTCTGCACCTACGTTTTATTTATCTTTTTTTATTACAAAATTGAAAGTTTCCATAGGAAAGCAATACAAATGTGCAATCCCATCTTTCGTatccgtttaaaaaaaaatgcatctTAAACATGAATAACTATCATTAACTGATTTACTACccagcaacaaacaaaaaaaatattaaatacagAAAAGGAGAAGGGACAGTCTGCATGTTGAGTCCCTACACCGAAAGGGGTCGGTGTGAAAGAGGATTCAGAGAAAATTAAACATCTGTAGCAGCCATTACCTGGCAAAGTAATCAGCACTCAAACAGCCCTTTGAGTCATGAGATGTGGTAGTGGAATCAACTGAAATGGACCCTTCTAGGAGTTGGAGAGAAAAACCACCCACGACACCGCCATGTAAAATGACAATGTCAATGTTACAAGTGCTCTCATTTAGAGCGACTTAGCTCAGTGCAAATGAAGGCATCCTGTGGCCCCTACAATAAATGAACATTCAACCTTGGTGTTATAGGCATTAGCCAATCAGACCCCTGTAACAATAGGACTACAACcctctgagacagagagattcagccTCAGCTCAGGATTAGATCTGTCTTTCATACAGAAAAGAAAGAAATGTGCACCAACATGCCCCTCATTCTCCAGTCAAGTAACTGGCCTTTCAATggtatgagtaaaaaaaaaaaaatgaataggAAATTAACACAGGCTACTGGCCCCGTAGAGTGGCAGTGTGGTGGTGGGTATGTATGAGATTATGTTGGTGTTGTGTTTAGAGCACACGGGTCTGGCAAGGCTTGGTGGGCAGCTCCAGGCTGCTCTCATGGCCACAGCTGGATGTCACACAGGACATATCCTCCAAAGGAGTGGGCATCCCCTGGGCACAGATCTGCTGCATGCACTGCCTACACAGGACAAGAGCGATTTAGAATCAGAATGAAGGTTGAGGATTGATGAGACACCACTGTATGGAAACATTCAGCCACAGTCACATTCAATTGGTGTCCATATAATTATACTACATTTCCAATAACTTACCAAGCTGTGCGGGACATAGTGTAATAGATGTCTGGCTTCTGGAAGCCGTTGAAGGTAGAGGAGGCAGCCACAGTGTAGGCACCCATGTTCTCAAACAGCAGCCACTCTCCCACCTGCATGTCAGGCAAGGTGCACATCTCAGCGATGCGGTCCAGGCCATCGCAGGTTGGTCCCCAGATGCTGCAGGGGTACATACGCTCATCTGGTTTTGGCTTCTGTAGGAGGATGAAGAGAGCAGGGATTAAACAATCAAACTTACTTTACTGGTTTTATAAAATGTGCTTTTTGTGTGAGtttggttgaaatgaagtgtttGGTTGAAATCATCGTACCTTGTGCAGGGTAGGCAGGGGGTGAGCATGGTCATATAGAATACAGTTGAAGGAGCCGTAGACCCCATCGTTCACATAGTACATCAGAGTCCGGTCACTAGTCCAATCGTCATCCTCTGTAGGGGCAGAGATGAATGAAACTTTGCTAACTTTAAGTTACGTGATGCAATGTTATTTCGCACATCAGGCAGTAGCCACAAGTTAGCGGATTGAGTAGAGTTTGCTCTTACCGTCAGAGGCAGACTGCTCGTTCATGATAACCTTCTTGGCAATGATGTTAACAGCTAGGGTGTAGGCAGAGGCCACGTAGTAGCGGCCTGGTTCGGCTATGATCCGGATCCCAGAGTCGGCAGGAAAATACTTGTCCAGCGCTGGGTTGATAACTGCTGTGATCTCCTCAAACTTGAGCTTGGCGTCCTCAGACCCAGGAAAACCGCCACCAATGTCCAGGAGGGTCATGTTGAATCCCACCTCAGCCTGAAGAAACAAACAAAAGATGAGTTAGGCCTACCGCTGCGGGCCAACTGCATCCCTTCACTGGAAACGAACCAAACTTACCAGGTAAAGGgtccatttttaaaatgtatcaaTTCAGGTGATAAGTTAAAGCAGAAAAGGCAACTCACCCCCATGTCGAAGACACAGCGTGCGTCAGAGATGGCCTGGCTGAAGGTGTCTGGGTCAGTGCAGCCGCTGCCCACGTGGAAGCTGACCCCGATAACATCCAGGCCCAGCTCCTTAGCCCGCTCCAGGAGACCCCGGCAGGCCTTCAGGGTGGCACCAAACTTCACACTCAGCCGGCACACTGCCTTGGAATCATCTGTGGCAATGCGCAGTACCAGTCTGGACAAGGAGAGATAAGTAAGAGGTGTACTTTTCTAGAGTAGCCAAATAAGTTCCTGACAATCCAAGTGTTTTCAGTGTGGCTAAAGAATGGGGGTGGAGGTCTCTTACTTTGCATCGTCGTGGTACCGAGCAACCTTCATGAGCTCCACATCACTGTCGAAGGTCATCATCTGCACTCCGTGGGCAGAGGCATACTTGATCTGGGACACCTGCTTGCAGGGGTTGGCGTAGATGATCCTGTTAGCATCCACACCCAGAGACTGAACGATCTGGATCTCAGTCTGATGGGACAAAGACAGACTGGGTCAGTACAGGAAACACattcacagggcagcagggtttGTCAGGAGCGGTTTAGAAAGAGACAAACCTTGCTTGCACAGTCAAAGCCAGCGTTCAAGGAAGCCAGGGTCGTGACAACAGCCCGACTGTCGTTGCATTTGACAGCATAGAAGGGCGTGACGCGAGGCATGGCACGCGCCCATCGCATGTGCTTCTTCAGCACGTCACCCAAGTCGCACACGTAGAAGGCATCCTTATCATCCTGGAGGGTCAAAGACATGGATGCAAGCGAATAAGAAATACATCTTACACTGACAAATGCCTCGACATCAAATCACACTTCTCACACCAAATGCAGCAAAATCTGAGACAACAGGAAGTGGTTCTTACAGACATGGATGTCTCGTTGATTTTTTGCTCAACAATGTCACGGGCACAGAAACCCTCCTCCAGGAAGGCAAAATCAGGAGCAAAAGTGTTCATGGTCGAAGAAAATATTTAAAGACTGTCACAAAAGAACTGTGGAAAAAGGAGATCAGAGTTAAAAATCGTAGCACAGACCCAAAAACATTGTGTTTATCAGTGGGCTAGTTGTTCAAGGAATAGCCTATCAATGTTGACTCAGTGACCTGCACACTTTACAAGGGCAATTCCCTGATAGTAAAATGTTTGTACAAGACAGCTCATTGTCACCTGGAATATGCCTAAATTAGTAGCATTACTCCCAAAGACAGTACACCAATTACAACCAACCCCAGCTGCTCATAGGCCGGTACTGTAACATCTATTCCAGaagatattgtgacatgtatgtTGGAAATGACAGTGGATTGGAAAGCAACCCTTACTTGGACAAGAAAGAGATGGAATTTGGCAAAGTAGTTTAATCAGGTGCAGAGCAGCCAAGGTGGTTCACCAGTGAAGTTGAAGCCTTTCAGGTAAGACTCTAGGCCGGGGCCTGCAGAGTAGCCAGTGTGCGCTTTCCTAAAGCGAGTATTCTGCAAACAGAAAGCTCAAATGTGTGAAAATACAGTAGCATTAAAACAGGACAGTGTCTATGCTGCGTTAGTGTTTTCAATGGATATTTACATAATTCATTCAACCAGCCCGTTAGCAGTTTAGATAATCATATAGCCTAGTATGACTGAGAAGTAGTTACTGTTGGCATCGCAAGTGTTATCAGAGAGTATTAATGGCCAATATACTTGCTTTTTTACATTATCGGACAATCTGAAGGATTTTTTGTTGAACAACCACACCCTCGAGAAGGCCGACTACAGGGCAATCTTTTATCCGGGTCTCAAAGGGATACAACGTCTCTCGACAAGTCTCTACTAACCAGTAAGTGAGAAACCGCCTCTATGACAAGGACACTGCTAAAGTATCCAAATAGCAGGGAGACAGTGGCTAAATCGTTTAGTGGCATGAAAAGGAACCAATCAGGAAAGACTGACGCAAAACAAACGCTTCTTGGCTGAACCAATCAGTATTTTATCCGCTTGGCGCGCCATTATAATGGGCGcattcgacattgcagccgacataAAAGGCGAATCGAGACTGACCGATCTCCAAATCACCCTGCTTCATAAACAATTACTCCTCAACATAACTTCTAGATGTGTTAGTctgtcacaatttacccatgatacatcacggttttgatgctctcgaacacgctCCAAAATTCTTCATTCATTCATTAACGCCATGCCAGCATGGCCACACAAGCTTCGTCAATGTAGCCTAATGTTACCGGTATACACTTcatcataaaatacattttagcaAGCTAGTTAAAGACATTGTGTGGGGACTGGGAGTTGTTCACGAATGTAACAAAAACTTTCACCGAGTTTCTTTGCCAATCTCATTCCCGCGGTCCAAACCATTCTTCAAACCCAACCCCAGGTTCGACAAGGTATACACGGCGTCCCTTGGGGCTGCTCCAAACCCATCACTTCCATTAAACCAAAAACCTATTAGAAGATAGAGATACGTAACGCTAACTAACGTTGCACGAGGTGGCATATCCTTTTCGCTCTGGGAGACCTGTACTGTTACACAGATCAATGTAACGTTACAGGTCTCCATGAGCGAAGAGGCTAAATATGGCATTACCATAATATTACTTTAGCTAAACACAATTTGACACGATCTGACTAAGCCAACGTGGATATCGCAATACATGGATGAATACGATAGCCTACCTAGCTAACctgtttaaaataaattaatttgtgAAAATGTAGGATAAATTATTGAAGGCTTACCTTAAAAAGCATTTACAAAGAGTGTGTCCATTAGACCAGAATCCTGGAAAATATGACTCGGTTTTTCCTCGTCAGTCGAGTCTGTCACGAAACTGTGTAGCGCGCTCTAACTGAATTACAACTGGAAAGTTGAAGCTAACGTTTCGATACGACCGTATTTATAGAGGTGCTGTCTCCAAGGCAACACGCCAGCTGAAACCGGCCTTCTGTAGACTTAGGAACCGGTTTAGTCTTGTCACCGGCTCCATGTGCTCTAGGAGGAAGTAAGACGCGGTAGCTAGAGAGCGTCTCTTCGTTCTTCTTCTTTGGTATCATGGCATTCGCACATTTTGtttgtgcatgccgccacctactgtgtggtagtgtgtggtcAATCacgttaatttttttattttgtaaatggAAAAAAGttgcaccaccaactaaccctacacctatataccactatttaatattttttttaaatcatcactccattccactactttgaccctaactGATCCTACACCAGGCCGAAGGCCTGGGAGGACAGGAGTCTTTCTTTAAACACACCTTGTATCCATTCTGCAGTAACCCTTACAAGAAAACAaagcagttttgaaactgcagtaaaaatGCAGTAACTGCATTTTGGACTCAGTAATTGCCGAATAAATTCAGTGTACTGCACTGCAGTCTGCAGTTACAttgcaaaattactgcagtaaaaaaattgtgttcTTTTggcagtatttgcagcatactggAGTTATACTGCACTAATTAAGCAATGATGCACGAGGGGGTGaggtacatggccaatataccacggctaagggctgttcttttgcacgcggagtgcctggacacagtccttagccgtggtatattggccatatatcacaaacccagatgagccttatttctattataaactggttacgaacttaattagagcagtaaaactaaatgttttgtcatactcgtggtatatggtctgatatacccgTGGTATAGGAATCTTCAAGTTCATTTGCTCCACCTCAACACTTCAACTCCACCACAGTAATCATTGTTTTCAAAGGCGCCGGGCTCCGGAGAGCAAAGCAAGTCACAGGTCTTGTCCCTAGTCACGTGACGTGAAGTGCCCGCTCCCTCTAGACAGAAGAAACACAGAAAATCATCACAAGTCCACTTCGAGCTACCTTCACCGATTTCACAATACCCAATTTATTTTCTACCCAGGCTGAGAATAcatatggatcagccaaaaggcagcGATCCACTTTCTCCAAAAATGTCACTCCCACTGGGCCCAAATCATCCTTTGCATGAGCATCAGGGTGAGGCTCAGACTCGGAGGTCTTCACCACACCTGCCACCACAAGTAATTCATCCTCACTCTCGTCAGGTTCAATTTCTGAGCTATCAGAGACAGCCGAATATGGTTTGTACTTGGCGCTATTCTTCTTCAACACACATCTTCCCACTGCATTCGGCTCTTCTACTTCTTCCTCACAGTCCATAACCACATCTATCCATTCACCACGCTCACGCCGCACCTTCATCCATTGTACTGCTTGCAGAACACGCACTGATGGCCTTTCTCCTATACCCACCATCTGTTCCTTAGCACAATTTAGTAGTCTAGCTATCTCTGGCCTCTTCATGACCCCAAAACGTGCCACAGTTGTCACCCAGATCTCTTCCTCATCATCCATATTTGCCACCCCATCTCTTCATTACCCGGCTCATGCCTTGTAAATGTCTTTCATAATGACAACCAAATTATAGCCTACTTTGCAGTGCAGACCAACATGTTTAACATAAGTTTTACAACTTAAAACAATTCTGAATAGAAAATAATAGTCTGAAATTGTGCCTTTAGctccactgattgaagtggatttaagaagtgacatcagtaagggatcatagctttcacctggattcacctggtcagtctatgtcatggaaaaagtgTTCCTTCCACACTCAGTGCATTTTCTCAGGAATTTGTATTTTTCTGACCACCTTTATTTGTCCTCACACCTCTCTAATGGTCATTTTGCTCTTTCATTTGAAAGTGGGTCACATTTGGCATATCTGGACAGCATTCAGTGTCAAAGTGACATGACAAAGTTTGTTAAGTCCCACTGAAAACTACCAGTACAGGAAAAACACAGGAATTCACGTGGTAACATGTGTTTTTGGAATGTTATCAcatgtagtttcatgttatcacgtTGCTTTACATGTAATCACACATTATCACATTTACTTCAAATAAGATAATTTACTAAGATCACGTGATCACatgaaaacgtgtttttggaacacttcgaGTGTTAAGCCTATCAGACCTCTTTTTCTCGCCTTCCTGggtttgacccttgcctgtcctgac is from Salvelinus namaycush isolate Seneca chromosome 28, SaNama_1.0, whole genome shotgun sequence and encodes:
- the LOC120023692 gene encoding ornithine decarboxylase 1-like — its product is MNTFAPDFAFLEEGFCARDIVEQKINETSMSDDKDAFYVCDLGDVLKKHMRWARAMPRVTPFYAVKCNDSRAVVTTLASLNAGFDCASKTEIQIVQSLGVDANRIIYANPCKQVSQIKYASAHGVQMMTFDSDVELMKVARYHDDAKLVLRIATDDSKAVCRLSVKFGATLKACRGLLERAKELGLDVIGVSFHVGSGCTDPDTFSQAISDARCVFDMGAEVGFNMTLLDIGGGFPGSEDAKLKFEEITAVINPALDKYFPADSGIRIIAEPGRYYVASAYTLAVNIIAKKVIMNEQSASDEDDDWTSDRTLMYYVNDGVYGSFNCILYDHAHPLPTLHKKPKPDERMYPCSIWGPTCDGLDRIAEMCTLPDMQVGEWLLFENMGAYTVAASSTFNGFQKPDIYYTMSRTAWQCMQQICAQGMPTPLEDMSCVTSSCGHESSLELPTKPCQTRVL